The genomic stretch TGCCAGATCCCCTCTAATTAATTCCCCGTAGAGCACAGCGGTCGGAGAGCCAGTCGAACAGTTATCGTAAACTACAACGTCATACCCCGCTTCACCCAACTGCTGCACCACATGAGAACCAATGTATCCGGCACCACCCGTCACTAAAACTTTTTTTCGATCCATCATCTTCCCTTACCCAAAAAAACGACTCGGATTGTTTTAAACAGAATTTGCAGATCGAGCCAGAGCGAATAATTCTTGATGTAATAAAGGTCGTAGGATAACTTTTCGTAAGCATCTTCGATCGATGCACCATAGGGATACAAAACCTGCGCCCAACCTGTAATCCCTGGCTTTACTAGATAGCGCAGATTGTAGTAAGGAATTTGAGCGGCTAGCTTTGCATCAAACTCTGGACGCTCTGGACGGGGACCAATCAAACTCATATCCCCTCGCAGCACATTCCAAAGCTGAGGCAGTTCATCAATTCGCATCAACCGCAGCCAATAACCCACTCGCGTTACGCGGGGATCGCGCTTCTGTGCCCACTGAACTCCTCCTTTTTCAGCATCCTGGCGCATGGAGCGAAATTTATAAACGCGGAAAGGAATTCCGTTCTGTCCAGTGCGTAGCTGAGAATAGAAAATCGATCCTGGAGTTTCACAGCGTATCGCGATCGCCGTAATCAGTAAAATGGGCGATAGAAGGAGCAGAAGAAACGTGGCTGCCAACACATCAATGATGCGTTTCAGCTTAAAATTCGTGCGATTGGTCACTAGCTCAAACCCTTTACTAAAGGCAAGCCAGTTGTCCCGGAGAAACGCTGAAGGAAGCTTTTGCCAGAAAGTTTCGTAGAATTCTGGTAACTGATAAATCGGTATACCGTTGAAGCGAATTTGCATGAGTTCCTTTGCCTCCTGATTGCCCAGTTTCAGGCTGGGCGAGACAATGATTCCCGACCAGGAAAGCGAACTCCAGAAAGGCAAATCGCTCAACACGCCAACCAGAGATTGATCGTAATTGTTGGATGGACGATCGGCTGGCTGGGCGGCAGTTTCAGGGACATCCTCTAAGATGACGAGTTTGCTGTGCGGATTCCATTTAGCGAAATCCTGTTCAAATTGTGCAGTGTCATGATCGGCTCCTAACAGTAGGCAAGAGCTATGCCTGGCGTAGGATTTGGCGATCGCTCCCGCCAGGATTCGCAGCACGGCTGACCAGATTGCAAAAATTGCTAATCCTGGTAACAGGACACTTCGCCAACTCAGGTAAGTCAAAGCAGTGGCTTGGAGCAGGTAGCTCAGGGATGTCAGCAATAGTCCTCCGACAACACAACAAATTAAAGTTCGTGCAGGAGACCATAGACCTGCGATCTGTAAATCTGGGCGATAGGCATCTCCAATGTAAAAAATTATGAGCATTACAGCCGTAATACCCAATAGGGCAATGCTGAATGTTCCTGGAACGTATCCAAACCGCAGAAAATGAGCTAGATGTAAGCTAAAAAATAGGCTGAACAGGTCACTGACCAGGAGAAAAATTGCCAGGCGTCTTGGTGTCATTAAAGAGGATGCCGGCGCTGCATACTGACGCTGCTGAAGAGAGACGGCAGGATGAGAGTTCATAGCGATACCTTCTGTTGAAATTTCTAATATTGAAATCTCTAATCAGGTTGTTATAGACGTAGTCGCTGAGCGTTCCTGGAAGCTGTTTGAAAATGTTTCAGGTTTTACATCACCTCAAAAATTTTCCAATCCCATTTGCTGCTCCTGAGGAGCCAAGGAAGAACTTTGACACCGAAATTTTGCCTGGCTCCGCTGAGAGTAGAAGAGAAGGCAGATTAGACTAGAGGCAATAACGTCTCTAACAAATTTTTAGAGTTGTTTTATTTCAAAGCAGGGATTCTTTTCAGAAATTCTTTTCAGAAATTCTTGCGCTTTTATTGTTTCTACTTTCCAAAGCTTCAGCCAATTAATTTGGAAAGTCAAGATGTAACGAGCAGTTGTTCAGCCAAAACCAAGATAAATATGTCCTAATCCTAAATTCGCGTATTCATTCTGCTGGGCAGGTTCTAGACGACAGTAGACGACGGACAGCCTGGGTGATTTACCGATGTGTGGGCGTAGAATCCCTACACTTCTTGATCAGTTTCCGGACGAGGCTGCTATATTAGGTTAAATTTGATGCGTATACAGCGTTCACAAGTAGGTTGTGAACAAGGGGGGTGGGGGCTGCGCCCCCAGGCATGGGAACCCCTGCACCCCGTTCAAATCCTGCAAAGGATTGCTGTAGATCACGCTACGGCTTCCGAATCGTCATAAAGCAGCGGTTGCAAGAGTATAGATTTGATGCAACTTTTGATGCAACTTAAGCAACGTTAGTCAGCTAGTAATGGGATCATTCTGCCTTTGTCGCTGTCATGCAGGCATCTTGTTCACGTGAGTAAGCCGATCGAATTCGATACATAAAAATGGGATACTCCCAACAGCAACCGGATTGAAGTTAGGTTATTAAACTTCATAGTATGGAGTTAAGTACCGTGGCTACTGAAAACCACTCTTTATCTCAGCAGTACTGGCTAATTCTAAAGCGGCGTTGGTGGATTGGAACAGGTGTTTTTGTGATTCTTCTGTCTCTGCTATTGCTGCTTGCGTCCTCCAGACGATCGAGCTATAAAGCAGAAGGAATTCTCAGGTTTGAGCGAACCAGCCCCACCTCTTCTCTGACGGGTGTGGGTCAGGAGATCTATAACTTGGAGCCGATCGTAGAAAGAAATAATCCTCTGTCCACGGAAGCTGAAGTCATTCGCTCTACGCCGATCGTCAAAAGCGTCATCAGTCATCTGCATTTAGAGGACGCTAAAGGATTACCGCTTAAAACAGAAGACTTCTTGAGCCAATTGAGAGTAACGGAGGTGCGCGGAACCGACATCCTGAAACTTTCCTACACCGACGCGAATCCTCAGCAGGCAGCAGCCGTTGTGAATGCGCTGATGGACAGTTACATCAGATATAATATTCAGTCCCGCCGATCGCAGGCGCAGAAAGCTCGCGAATTTGCTGAAGAGAATTTACCCAAGACTGAAATGGCAGTCCAGCAGGCAGAAGATACGCTGCGCCAGTTTGAGGAAAAGAATAGAATCGTCGCTTTAGAGAATCAGGCATCTGCAACGGTTTCTCGACTTACAAGTTTACAGGAACAGGCAACGAACCTTCAGTCTCAAATTTCGGATGTCGATGCTCAGATTGTAGAGTTACAGAATAGTCTAGGAACGAATTTGCAGCAGGCGATCTCATCTACTGCTCTCAGTCAGTCTGCCGGAGTGCAGAGGGCACTGGAGGAACTCCAGCAAATTCAGGCTCAACTAGCCCTTCAACGCAGCCGCTTTACTGAAAATAGCCCTATGGTCATGAGCCTACGCAACCGGGAAGCTGCATTAGAAAGCCTCCTCCAGCAGAGAATTGGCACAGTCACGGGCAATTCAACCCTTACAGTTCCAACCAATCTTCAGCTCGGCGAACTTCAACAGGATATTACGCGCGAAATAGTGCTTCTCAGAGCCAGACGACAGGGACTTGTGCGGCAATTTGCTACGGTAATAAAGGCACAGGATACCTACAGGCAGCAGGCAGATGCAATTCCCCAACTCAAGAAAACGCAGCGTGAGCTGGAGCGTCGCTTACAGGGATCGCAGGCAACCTATTCCCGCCTCCTGGAAAAAGTTGCGGAGCTGCGTGTGGCAGAGGGGCAGAATGTTGGAAATGCCTTCGTTCTAGCCGTGGCTGATGTTCCGGATAAACCTATCTCTTCTAAGGCGTTAAAGCTTGTGGCAGGGTTACTCAGTCTTCTCGGAGCAGGAGCAGCGGTCTATATTATCGAACAGCGGGATCAGCGAATTAAAACGGTGGATCAAGCGAGAAAAGTATTTGGCTTGCCTCTACTGGGACTCATCCCACACTACAGCAGGATTAGGGGATTGAACGATCAGGAATTCCTGACAAGCCAGGCAACCGACAACGCGCCCTCTTCTGCGATCGATGCAGCCTACCGAATGCTACAAGCAAATCTGCGGTTCCTGCGCTCGGATCAGAAACTCCGGACAATTGTTATCACCAGTTCAGTTGCCCATGAAGGTAAATCAACCGTAACGGCTCATCTGGCGGCAGCGATCGCTAAAACCAATCGGCGTGTGCTGCTCATTGATGCAGACATGCACCGTCCCTCTCAGCACGAAATTTGGGGACTGTCCAATGAAGTGGGACTCAGCCATGTTCTGGTCGAACAAACCGATCTCAAGAGCGCAATTCGATCAATCAATCCGCAGCTGCACGTTTTGACCTCAGGGGTTGTACCGCCGGACTCTTTAGGGCTATTGGACTCCCAGACCATGACAGCCCTGATCGAGCAGTGTTCTCGCAGCTATGAGATGGTTCTGATCGATACGCCCCCCGTACCTTCTGCGGCGGATGCGCTGATCTTAGGAAGGATGACAGATGGAATACTGCTGGTCGTTCGTCCTGGATGCGTTGACTATAGCAGTGCGATTCTTTGTATGGAGCGCCTGGAACAGTCAGAGCAAAAGATTCTAGGACAAGTCGTGAATGGTTTCGTTGCCAGTAACGAGCCTTATAACAATAGTTTTTACTTCATCAAACAGAATTTCGATCGTGGAGGAGTGAGCAAATCGAGTGTATAAAGAATTTTTCAAACTATACACTTGCTGTCCCGGTCTTGCTGCCCCAGTCTTGCTGCCCTGATAACCAGCCAGTTTTTCCCCAGATTGTCTCCTGCCCGTTCTGCGGCAGTTAGAATTCAGCGTCTAATTCCAGTATCCAGTGGACGAGGATGGCGATCGCCTGACGGATTGCCTGCGGCGTCATTTTATTGACTGTTCTTATTGACTGTTCAAGCCGTTGCCTGGTGGGGCGGTGCTCTGTTTACCAGTCTGTTTGTCAGAATGAGGCATAC from Leptolyngbya ohadii IS1 encodes the following:
- a CDS encoding sugar transferase; amino-acid sequence: MNSHPAVSLQQRQYAAPASSLMTPRRLAIFLLVSDLFSLFFSLHLAHFLRFGYVPGTFSIALLGITAVMLIIFYIGDAYRPDLQIAGLWSPARTLICCVVGGLLLTSLSYLLQATALTYLSWRSVLLPGLAIFAIWSAVLRILAGAIAKSYARHSSCLLLGADHDTAQFEQDFAKWNPHSKLVILEDVPETAAQPADRPSNNYDQSLVGVLSDLPFWSSLSWSGIIVSPSLKLGNQEAKELMQIRFNGIPIYQLPEFYETFWQKLPSAFLRDNWLAFSKGFELVTNRTNFKLKRIIDVLAATFLLLLLSPILLITAIAIRCETPGSIFYSQLRTGQNGIPFRVYKFRSMRQDAEKGGVQWAQKRDPRVTRVGYWLRLMRIDELPQLWNVLRGDMSLIGPRPERPEFDAKLAAQIPYYNLRYLVKPGITGWAQVLYPYGASIEDAYEKLSYDLYYIKNYSLWLDLQILFKTIRVVFLGKGR
- a CDS encoding GumC family protein, whose product is MATENHSLSQQYWLILKRRWWIGTGVFVILLSLLLLLASSRRSSYKAEGILRFERTSPTSSLTGVGQEIYNLEPIVERNNPLSTEAEVIRSTPIVKSVISHLHLEDAKGLPLKTEDFLSQLRVTEVRGTDILKLSYTDANPQQAAAVVNALMDSYIRYNIQSRRSQAQKAREFAEENLPKTEMAVQQAEDTLRQFEEKNRIVALENQASATVSRLTSLQEQATNLQSQISDVDAQIVELQNSLGTNLQQAISSTALSQSAGVQRALEELQQIQAQLALQRSRFTENSPMVMSLRNREAALESLLQQRIGTVTGNSTLTVPTNLQLGELQQDITREIVLLRARRQGLVRQFATVIKAQDTYRQQADAIPQLKKTQRELERRLQGSQATYSRLLEKVAELRVAEGQNVGNAFVLAVADVPDKPISSKALKLVAGLLSLLGAGAAVYIIEQRDQRIKTVDQARKVFGLPLLGLIPHYSRIRGLNDQEFLTSQATDNAPSSAIDAAYRMLQANLRFLRSDQKLRTIVITSSVAHEGKSTVTAHLAAAIAKTNRRVLLIDADMHRPSQHEIWGLSNEVGLSHVLVEQTDLKSAIRSINPQLHVLTSGVVPPDSLGLLDSQTMTALIEQCSRSYEMVLIDTPPVPSAADALILGRMTDGILLVVRPGCVDYSSAILCMERLEQSEQKILGQVVNGFVASNEPYNNSFYFIKQNFDRGGVSKSSV